Proteins from a single region of Alloscardovia omnicolens:
- the msrA gene encoding peptide-methionine (S)-S-oxide reductase MsrA: MSNTETYNAADNAKDGTVNGQSKNTHHIAYFAGGCFWGLEEYFKKVHGVVATRVGYANSIVDNPSYEQVCSGSTQAAETVEVTYDSSRVSLRVLTLLFLDVIDPWSKNRQGNDVGAQYRSGLYLHGSEDERNDQAAIFTQAISQLESREQKDCAVEVVPLRNFFAAEDYHQDYLDKNPQGYCHISVQAMLRVPQRQKYIERIWQLSNLSYNVTQNADTEQPFANEYDHTFEPGIYVDIVSRKPLFVSSTKFDSGCGWPSFSKPINNDDLVEVMDYSLFGRPRVEVRAKDSNIHLGHVFTDGPQEMGGLRYCMNSASLEFIPLEQMEEQGYKDLIPLVLQDGEQ, from the coding sequence ATGAGTAATACAGAAACGTATAATGCTGCAGATAATGCCAAGGACGGCACAGTGAACGGTCAGTCAAAAAATACACACCATATTGCGTATTTTGCTGGTGGGTGTTTTTGGGGATTAGAAGAATACTTCAAGAAAGTTCACGGTGTGGTAGCAACGCGAGTTGGTTATGCAAATTCGATTGTTGATAATCCAAGCTATGAGCAAGTATGTTCGGGCTCAACGCAGGCAGCAGAAACCGTTGAAGTGACCTACGATTCATCACGTGTTTCTTTGCGTGTGCTCACGCTTTTGTTCCTTGATGTTATTGACCCATGGAGCAAGAATCGCCAAGGTAACGATGTCGGTGCTCAATATCGATCTGGCTTGTATCTGCACGGTTCAGAAGATGAGCGTAATGACCAGGCTGCTATTTTTACCCAGGCAATTAGCCAGTTGGAATCTCGCGAACAGAAGGATTGCGCTGTAGAAGTTGTGCCGTTACGCAATTTCTTTGCCGCTGAAGATTATCATCAAGATTATTTAGACAAGAATCCGCAAGGGTATTGCCATATTTCTGTTCAGGCTATGCTGCGTGTTCCTCAACGGCAAAAATACATTGAGCGTATTTGGCAGCTGAGCAATCTGAGCTATAACGTTACACAAAACGCAGATACTGAGCAGCCTTTTGCTAATGAATATGACCATACTTTCGAGCCAGGAATTTACGTGGATATTGTTTCTCGAAAGCCACTTTTTGTATCGTCCACCAAGTTCGATTCTGGCTGTGGGTGGCCGTCGTTTAGCAAGCCGATTAATAATGATGATCTCGTGGAAGTTATGGATTATTCGCTCTTTGGGCGTCCTCGTGTGGAGGTGCGCGCCAAGGATTCAAATATTCATTTAGGTCACGTTTTTACTGATGGTCCGCAGGAGATGGGTGGATTGCGTTACTGCATGAATTCTGCATCTCTTGAATTTATTCCACTTGAACAGATGGAAGAGCAAGGATATAAGGATTTGATTCCTTTGGTTCTGCAGGACGGTGAGCAGTAA